Proteins encoded by one window of Bradyrhizobium sp. B097:
- a CDS encoding DUF2312 domain-containing protein, which translates to MSDITIPGGKIRSFVERVENLDTEMAELSEQKKEVFSEAKGEGFDVKILKEIIKLRKQDQDERDERESLLDLYMRAMETAPAEKEAKAA; encoded by the coding sequence ATGTCTGACATCACCATTCCCGGCGGAAAAATTCGTTCCTTCGTCGAGCGGGTCGAGAACCTTGACACTGAAATGGCGGAACTGAGCGAGCAGAAGAAGGAAGTCTTCTCGGAGGCCAAGGGCGAAGGTTTCGACGTGAAGATCCTCAAAGAGATCATCAAGCTGCGCAAGCAGGACCAGGACGAACGCGACGAGCGTGAATCCCTGCTCGATCTCTACATGCGCGCGATGGAAACCGCGCCGGCAGAGAAGGAAGCGAAGGCGGCGTGA
- a CDS encoding PepSY domain-containing protein, translated as MRSYIIPAIAALAIGAATPAMAYDSGSQISMEAALDVATNLGIVTVSNTQFLGDEWEVEGRDRLGRWMQVDVDARTGEVRNVDRSW; from the coding sequence ATGCGAAGCTATATTATTCCCGCCATTGCGGCGTTGGCGATCGGCGCAGCGACGCCGGCGATGGCTTATGATTCCGGCAGCCAGATTTCGATGGAGGCCGCCCTCGACGTCGCGACCAATCTCGGCATCGTGACGGTGTCCAACACCCAGTTCCTCGGCGACGAGTGGGAAGTCGAGGGCCGCGACCGGCTCGGCCGCTGGATGCAGGTCGATGTCGATGCGCGGACCGGCGAGGTGCGCAATGTGGATCGCAGCTGGTAG
- a CDS encoding LLM class flavin-dependent oxidoreductase: MAALSILDLVRVTEETDARGALYNARDVARHAEALGYRRIWVAEHHNMAGIASAATSVVIGHIAAGTKTIRVGAGGIMLPNHAPYVIAEQFGTLARLFPDRIDLGLGRAPGTDQLTLRALRRTPESAENFPQDVLEVQAFLAAAGPNQRIQAVPAAGTDVPLWILGSSNFGAMLAGELGLPYAFASHFAPELLIQALQIYRARFKPSEQLQQPYTMVGVNIIAADTDAEARRLATTQQMSFTNIFRGARGLSQPPIDDIESYWSPSEKVQAMRMLARTIIGSPETVRAGIDALVAETGADELMIVSDVYDHQKRLRSFELIAEAGGIKAA; this comes from the coding sequence GTGGCCGCCCTCTCCATTCTCGATCTCGTCCGCGTCACCGAAGAGACCGATGCGCGCGGCGCGCTCTACAATGCGCGCGATGTCGCTCGCCATGCCGAGGCGCTCGGCTATCGCCGGATCTGGGTGGCGGAGCATCACAACATGGCGGGGATCGCGAGCGCCGCGACGTCTGTCGTGATCGGGCACATCGCGGCGGGAACGAAGACCATCCGGGTCGGCGCCGGCGGCATCATGCTGCCGAACCACGCACCTTACGTCATCGCCGAACAGTTCGGCACGCTGGCGCGGCTGTTTCCGGATCGCATTGACCTCGGCCTCGGCCGCGCGCCGGGCACCGATCAGCTCACCTTGCGCGCGCTGCGCCGGACGCCTGAATCGGCCGAGAACTTTCCGCAGGACGTGCTCGAGGTGCAGGCCTTCTTGGCGGCCGCCGGTCCCAACCAGCGCATCCAGGCGGTGCCGGCGGCCGGCACCGACGTGCCGCTGTGGATCCTCGGATCGAGCAATTTTGGCGCGATGCTGGCCGGCGAGCTCGGCCTACCCTACGCCTTCGCCTCGCACTTTGCCCCCGAGCTGCTGATCCAGGCGCTGCAGATCTATCGCGCTCGCTTCAAGCCATCGGAGCAGCTCCAGCAGCCCTACACAATGGTCGGCGTCAACATCATCGCCGCCGACACCGACGCGGAAGCGCGGCGGCTTGCCACCACGCAGCAGATGTCGTTCACCAACATCTTCCGCGGCGCGCGCGGCCTGAGCCAGCCGCCGATCGACGACATCGAGAGCTACTGGTCGCCATCTGAAAAAGTCCAGGCGATGCGGATGCTCGCCCGCACCATCATCGGCTCGCCCGAGACGGTGCGTGCCGGGATCGATGCGCTGGTCGCGGAGACCGGCGCCGACGAATTGATGATCGTGTCCGACGTCTACGATCACCAGAAGCGGCTGCGATCCTTCGAGCTGATCGCCGAAGCCGGCGGGATCAAGGCCGCCTGA
- a CDS encoding zinc ribbon domain-containing protein YjdM: MDAAMNCPKCNSEHAYQDAALWVCPECAHEWSGEAIAVAAQEAGVRDAHGNPLADGDSVIVIKDLKVKGSSSVVKGGTKVRNIRLTEGSDGHNIACKIDGIGAMNLKSEFVKKA; the protein is encoded by the coding sequence ATGGACGCGGCCATGAACTGCCCGAAATGCAATTCCGAGCATGCCTATCAGGACGCGGCTCTCTGGGTCTGCCCGGAATGCGCCCATGAATGGAGTGGCGAGGCGATCGCAGTAGCCGCGCAGGAGGCAGGCGTGCGTGATGCGCACGGCAATCCGCTGGCGGACGGCGACAGCGTCATCGTGATCAAGGATCTCAAGGTCAAGGGCTCGTCATCGGTCGTCAAGGGTGGCACCAAGGTCCGGAACATCCGCCTCACCGAGGGGAGCGATGGACATAACATCGCCTGCAAGATCGATGGCATCGGCGCGATGAACCTGAAATCCGAGTTCGTGAAGAAGGCCTAG
- a CDS encoding metallophosphoesterase, whose translation MPQLIFGLTSLLILARFIWPLDWPLPAKIVAALLVLVALQFHRWNRWSSGSEFSPEFPRPVVVLFNWAFGAIMLLALLQLALDAGLLVAALIHGGFVGAPDGVRYALAAVAAAAAAIGVHQAMRIPPLKDIEVEIRGLPRQFDGYTILQLTDLHISRLFPASWAREVVARSNKLRVDLIAITGDLIDGTIDARRNDIAPLRDLMAADGVYVISGNHEYIFGYDAWMAHYEALGLRSLENRYVVLERGGGRLVIAGITDRASRRRKHPIRDLAAVLDAAPKGAPVVLLDHQPSDARNSAALGVALQLSGHTHGGLILGIDRLAAPANAGFVSGRYDVDGMTLYVNNGTALWPGFALRLGRPSELTRITLRVAGDA comes from the coding sequence ATTCCCCAACTCATCTTCGGCCTGACCAGTCTCTTGATCCTGGCCCGCTTCATCTGGCCGCTCGACTGGCCGCTCCCGGCAAAGATCGTCGCCGCGTTGCTGGTGCTGGTCGCCTTGCAGTTTCACCGCTGGAACAGATGGTCGTCGGGATCGGAATTCTCGCCGGAGTTTCCGCGTCCGGTGGTCGTCCTGTTCAACTGGGCGTTCGGTGCGATCATGCTGCTGGCGCTGCTGCAACTGGCGCTCGATGCTGGCCTATTGGTCGCAGCCCTGATCCACGGCGGCTTCGTCGGCGCGCCTGACGGCGTCCGCTACGCGCTTGCTGCGGTGGCCGCCGCAGCCGCCGCGATCGGCGTCCATCAGGCGATGCGCATTCCGCCGCTGAAAGATATTGAGGTCGAGATCCGCGGACTGCCGCGGCAGTTCGACGGCTACACCATCCTGCAACTGACCGATCTGCACATCAGCCGGCTGTTTCCGGCGTCATGGGCGCGCGAGGTCGTCGCGCGATCGAACAAGCTCCGCGTGGACCTGATCGCGATCACCGGCGATCTGATCGACGGCACCATCGACGCGCGGCGCAACGACATCGCGCCGCTGCGGGATCTTATGGCCGCCGACGGCGTCTATGTGATCTCGGGCAATCACGAATATATCTTCGGCTATGACGCCTGGATGGCGCACTACGAAGCGTTGGGCCTGCGCTCGCTCGAGAACAGGTACGTCGTGCTCGAACGCGGCGGCGGCCGTCTGGTGATCGCAGGGATTACCGACCGCGCGTCGCGCCGCAGGAAGCATCCCATCCGCGACCTTGCCGCGGTTCTCGACGCCGCCCCCAAGGGCGCGCCCGTCGTCCTGCTCGACCACCAGCCGAGCGACGCGCGCAACTCGGCTGCGCTCGGCGTCGCGCTGCAACTCTCCGGACACACCCATGGCGGATTGATCCTCGGGATTGACCGCCTGGCCGCGCCCGCCAATGCCGGCTTCGTCTCGGGCCGCTACGACGTCGACGGGATGACGCTCTACGTCAACAACGGCACCGCGCTATGGCCGGGTTTCGCCTTGCGGCTCGGCCGCCCGTCCGAATTGACGCGGATCACGCTGCGGGTGGCGGGCGATGCCTGA
- a CDS encoding DUF1993 domain-containing protein has translation MTFSLYDATVANYLQILGAASGFLDKGLAHFKENGIDPAEIVETRLFPDMLPFRFQVVSLAHHSRGAMEAAKNGVFVPPSGKPDLDYAALQALVKDAHSELSALTPDAVNALLGREVMFKLGERSMPFTAEGFLMSFSLPNFFFHSTTAYDILRHKGAPLGKRDFIGRLNMKK, from the coding sequence ATGACCTTTTCACTCTACGACGCGACCGTTGCCAACTATCTGCAGATCCTCGGCGCCGCCTCGGGCTTTCTCGACAAGGGCCTCGCGCATTTCAAGGAGAACGGCATCGATCCGGCCGAGATCGTCGAGACCCGGTTGTTTCCGGACATGTTGCCGTTCCGCTTTCAGGTTGTCTCGCTCGCGCATCATTCGCGCGGCGCGATGGAGGCCGCCAAGAACGGCGTATTCGTCCCGCCGTCCGGCAAGCCCGATCTGGACTACGCCGCATTGCAGGCGCTGGTGAAGGACGCGCACAGCGAATTGTCGGCGCTGACGCCGGATGCGGTCAATGCGTTGCTCGGGCGCGAAGTGATGTTCAAGCTCGGCGAGCGGTCGATGCCGTTCACGGCCGAGGGATTCCTGATGTCGTTCTCGCTGCCGAACTTCTTCTTCCACTCGACCACCGCCTACGACATCCTCCGCCACAAGGGCGCGCCGCTCGGCAAACGTGACTTCATCGGCCGGTTGAACATGAAGAAGTGA
- a CDS encoding cystathionine gamma-synthase family protein, whose translation MVKPFPSRTHIGNHLLHPETQMLNYGYDPQLSEGAVKPPVFLTSTFVFRTAEDGKDFFDFVAGRREPPEGMGAGLVYSRFNHPNSEIVEDRLAIYERTESCALFSSGMSAISTTVLAFARPGDVILHSQPLYGGTETLFSRTLAGFSIQAVGFADGLDETVVRAAADEAMKKGRVAMIFIETPANPTNGQVDIALTRRVADAIGKAQGFTPIIACDNTLLGPVFQRPIEHGADLSLYSLTKYVGGHSDLIAGAALGSKKLMKDVKALRGAIGTQLDPHSCWMISRSLETLSLRMEKADRNAHIVADYLRDHPKVAEVHYLGHHDAASPAGRVFASQSSGAGSTFSFDIVGGQAAAEKFLNSLQIFKLAVSLGGTESLASLPATMTHSGVPADIRKKIGVLDTTIRLSIGIEHPSDLVADIAQALSRV comes from the coding sequence GTGGTCAAACCGTTTCCGTCCAGAACCCACATCGGCAATCACCTGCTGCATCCGGAAACCCAGATGCTGAACTACGGCTACGATCCGCAGCTGTCGGAGGGCGCCGTCAAGCCGCCGGTATTTTTGACCTCGACCTTCGTGTTCCGGACCGCCGAGGACGGCAAGGACTTTTTCGATTTCGTCGCGGGCCGGCGCGAGCCTCCGGAAGGCATGGGAGCGGGGCTGGTCTATTCGCGCTTCAATCATCCGAACAGCGAGATCGTCGAGGACCGGCTTGCGATCTATGAGCGCACCGAGAGCTGCGCGCTGTTCTCCTCCGGGATGTCGGCGATCTCGACCACGGTGCTGGCTTTCGCGCGGCCCGGCGACGTCATCCTGCACTCGCAGCCGCTCTATGGCGGCACGGAGACGCTGTTCAGCAGGACGCTGGCGGGATTCTCGATTCAAGCCGTCGGCTTTGCCGACGGCCTCGACGAGACCGTCGTCCGCGCTGCTGCCGACGAGGCCATGAAGAAAGGCCGCGTCGCGATGATCTTCATCGAGACGCCGGCCAATCCGACCAACGGCCAGGTCGATATCGCGCTCACCCGGCGCGTGGCCGACGCGATCGGCAAGGCGCAGGGCTTTACCCCGATCATCGCCTGCGACAACACGCTGCTCGGGCCGGTGTTTCAGCGCCCGATCGAGCACGGCGCCGATCTCTCGCTGTACTCGCTGACCAAATATGTCGGCGGCCATTCCGACCTGATCGCGGGCGCGGCGCTCGGCTCGAAGAAACTGATGAAGGACGTCAAGGCGCTGCGCGGCGCGATCGGCACCCAGCTTGATCCGCATTCCTGCTGGATGATCAGCCGTTCGTTGGAAACGCTCAGCCTGCGCATGGAAAAGGCCGACCGCAATGCGCACATCGTCGCCGACTATCTGCGTGACCATCCCAAGGTGGCCGAGGTGCATTATCTCGGCCATCACGACGCGGCGTCTCCTGCCGGGCGTGTGTTCGCAAGCCAAAGCTCTGGCGCCGGCTCGACCTTCTCGTTCGACATCGTCGGCGGGCAGGCGGCGGCGGAGAAATTCCTCAACAGCTTGCAGATCTTCAAGCTCGCGGTGAGCCTCGGCGGCACCGAGTCGCTCGCGAGCCTGCCGGCGACGATGACGCATTCTGGCGTGCCGGCCGATATCAGGAAGAAGATCGGGGTGCTGGATACGACGATCCGGCTCTCGATCGGGATCGAGCATCCGTCCGATCTGGTCGCCGACATCGCGCAGGCGCTGAGCAGGGTGTGA
- a CDS encoding ROK family protein produces MTAKPASRRTVLAIDVGGTHVKVMTDKERIKREFESGPTLSATEMVRQVKALTRDWSYDVISIGYPGPVVHNRPLTEPHNLGRGWAGFDFHGAFGRPVKVVNDALMQAIGSYQGARMLFLGLGTGLGSAMIVEGIYEPMELGHLPYRRDGTFEDYVGAAGLERRGRKKWRKSVDDVIARLSAALEPDYIVLGGGNADKVDNPPPNVRFGDNANAFEGGFRMWKKPTRKPRSARR; encoded by the coding sequence ATGACGGCAAAGCCCGCGTCGCGCCGGACGGTGCTGGCGATCGACGTCGGTGGCACGCATGTCAAGGTCATGACCGACAAGGAGCGCATCAAGCGCGAATTCGAGTCAGGTCCAACGCTGTCCGCCACCGAGATGGTACGGCAGGTCAAGGCGCTGACCAGGGACTGGTCCTATGACGTGATCTCGATCGGCTATCCCGGACCGGTGGTTCACAACCGTCCGCTGACGGAGCCGCATAATCTTGGCCGCGGCTGGGCCGGCTTTGATTTTCACGGCGCGTTCGGCCGGCCGGTGAAGGTCGTCAACGATGCGCTGATGCAGGCGATCGGCAGCTATCAGGGCGCGCGGATGCTGTTTCTCGGCCTTGGCACCGGGCTTGGCTCGGCGATGATCGTGGAGGGCATTTACGAGCCGATGGAGCTCGGTCATTTGCCCTATCGCAGGGACGGGACGTTCGAGGACTATGTCGGCGCGGCCGGCCTCGAGCGGCGCGGCCGGAAGAAATGGCGCAAGAGCGTCGACGATGTCATCGCGCGGCTGTCGGCGGCGCTGGAGCCCGATTACATCGTGCTCGGCGGCGGCAATGCCGACAAGGTCGACAACCCGCCGCCGAACGTGAGGTTCGGCGACAACGCCAACGCATTCGAGGGTGGATTCCGGATGTGGAAGAAGCCAACGCGCAAGCCGCGCAGCGCGCGTCGGTGA
- a CDS encoding DoxX family protein, whose product MSATKYLPFGGRLLIGLPFAMSGLSKLGAYAATTGLISAVGLPFPPLAFAVAVVVELGGGLLLIAGYQARAVGLALAVFSIATAVAFHSNFADQNQMIHFLKNVMMAGGLLQIAAFGAGALSLDNRASHAVPQAVAAH is encoded by the coding sequence ATGAGCGCTACCAAATATCTTCCCTTCGGCGGCCGGCTTCTGATCGGCCTCCCGTTCGCCATGAGCGGCCTCAGCAAGCTCGGCGCGTATGCGGCCACCACCGGTCTGATCAGTGCGGTCGGCCTGCCGTTTCCGCCGCTCGCCTTTGCGGTGGCGGTTGTCGTCGAACTCGGCGGTGGCCTGCTGCTGATTGCCGGCTATCAGGCCCGCGCCGTGGGGCTTGCGCTGGCGGTGTTCTCGATCGCAACCGCGGTCGCGTTCCACAGCAATTTCGCCGACCAGAACCAGATGATCCACTTCCTGAAGAACGTGATGATGGCGGGTGGATTGCTGCAGATCGCAGCGTTCGGCGCCGGCGCGCTCAGCCTCGACAACCGCGCCAGCCATGCCGTGCCGCAAGCCGTCGCTGCGCATTGA
- a CDS encoding tRNA-binding protein, translated as MSPLKPQATYDDFARLDIRIGKVVEVQSFPRARNPSLKVGVDVGAGRIMWSSAQITNYEPAALIGSLVVCVCNLGPKNIAGFTSELLILGAKDAGGQVIVLGPRSEVAIGEPIF; from the coding sequence ATGTCTCCGCTCAAGCCGCAGGCCACATATGACGACTTCGCCCGCCTCGACATCAGGATCGGCAAGGTGGTCGAGGTGCAGTCGTTTCCGCGCGCCCGCAACCCGTCCCTGAAGGTCGGTGTCGATGTCGGCGCCGGGCGGATCATGTGGTCGAGCGCGCAGATCACGAACTATGAGCCGGCGGCGCTGATCGGCTCGCTGGTGGTCTGCGTGTGCAATCTCGGGCCGAAGAACATCGCCGGTTTCACCTCGGAACTGCTGATCCTGGGCGCCAAGGATGCCGGCGGCCAGGTGATCGTGCTCGGCCCGCGCAGCGAGGTTGCGATCGGTGAGCCGATCTTCTGA
- a CDS encoding LysR family transcriptional regulator: MNDLVPPDAGGIDLAAPFMRDFNDLYFFAAVVKHEGFSAAARALRLPKSRISRHVALLEEQLGVRLIERSTRRLSITAIGRDVYRHAQTVVDAAEAVDEVALRMKSEPQGLVRIGCPVGVQRALAPKLPELFAKYPRLRAQFLITNRPINLIEEQVDVAIRIRDSLDTDSEMQMRRIGTSRRLLVASPALLKAHGTPKAAGDLAGLPILDATETPGPRTWELSGPRGQKASVAVEPKISAGDFTILIHAAEAGLGIALLPELQCQAALSEGKLVRVLPDWSAKEGIIHLVFPSRRGMLPGVRATIDFLATALKAQI, encoded by the coding sequence ATGAATGATCTGGTCCCGCCCGATGCGGGCGGAATTGACCTGGCAGCGCCTTTCATGCGGGACTTCAACGACCTCTATTTCTTCGCGGCAGTGGTCAAGCACGAGGGGTTTTCGGCCGCGGCACGCGCGCTCCGCCTGCCGAAGTCCAGGATCAGCCGCCATGTCGCGCTGCTGGAGGAGCAGCTCGGCGTTCGCCTGATCGAACGCTCGACCCGCCGGTTGAGCATCACGGCGATCGGCCGCGACGTCTATCGGCATGCGCAGACCGTGGTCGACGCCGCCGAGGCCGTGGACGAAGTCGCCCTGCGCATGAAATCCGAGCCGCAGGGCCTGGTCCGCATCGGCTGCCCGGTCGGCGTGCAGCGGGCGCTGGCGCCGAAATTACCCGAGCTGTTCGCCAAATATCCACGCCTCAGGGCGCAATTCCTCATCACCAACCGGCCGATCAATCTGATCGAGGAGCAGGTCGACGTCGCCATTCGCATCCGCGACAGCCTCGATACCGACAGCGAGATGCAGATGCGCAGGATCGGGACCAGCCGCAGGCTTCTGGTCGCGAGCCCGGCCTTGCTCAAGGCGCACGGCACGCCCAAGGCGGCCGGCGATCTTGCCGGGCTGCCGATCCTCGATGCCACGGAAACGCCGGGCCCGCGCACCTGGGAGCTGTCAGGCCCGCGCGGGCAAAAGGCCTCGGTCGCCGTCGAGCCGAAGATCTCGGCGGGTGACTTCACCATCCTCATTCACGCGGCCGAGGCCGGGCTCGGCATCGCGCTGCTGCCCGAGCTGCAATGTCAGGCCGCACTCAGCGAAGGCAAACTGGTCCGCGTGCTGCCGGACTGGAGCGCCAAGGAAGGCATCATCCATCTCGTGTTTCCGTCTCGCCGCGGCATGTTGCCCGGCGTCCGCGCCACCATCGATTTCCTGGCCACCGCGCTCAAGGCGCAGATTTAG
- a CDS encoding FMN-binding negative transcriptional regulator, translated as MHILRPQFRIEDDHALAFAAARGFGAIVAADARGPRASHVPFAIARRDDRVIVQIHLTAKNPLVELADGVRRFLLIVSGDDAYISNDWYVSRDNVSTWLYEAVHLSGVAHLRDHGENRGHGDALLAVSEARLPKQPWDLTQMEPGKRDQMLAGIRVIDIAVDEIEGQSKLNQHKSDADYIALVNRLAHAEETSSHRLAEKMRTLRPELAYERDRVAQVSQRVRPKGGPVTGSA; from the coding sequence ATGCACATCCTCCGTCCCCAATTCCGCATCGAGGACGACCACGCGCTGGCCTTTGCGGCGGCGCGCGGCTTCGGCGCCATCGTCGCCGCCGATGCACGCGGCCCGCGGGCGTCCCACGTGCCGTTCGCGATCGCGCGGCGCGACGATCGCGTGATCGTGCAGATCCATCTCACCGCGAAAAACCCGCTGGTCGAGCTCGCCGACGGCGTCAGGCGTTTCCTGCTGATCGTCTCCGGTGACGACGCCTACATCTCGAACGACTGGTACGTCTCGCGCGATAACGTCTCCACCTGGCTCTACGAGGCGGTGCATTTGTCCGGCGTTGCGCATCTGCGCGATCACGGGGAGAACCGCGGCCACGGCGATGCGCTGCTCGCGGTCTCCGAGGCGCGGCTGCCGAAGCAGCCCTGGGACCTCACGCAGATGGAGCCCGGCAAGCGCGATCAGATGCTGGCTGGGATCCGGGTGATCGATATCGCCGTCGACGAGATCGAGGGCCAGTCGAAGCTCAACCAGCACAAGAGCGATGCGGACTATATCGCGCTCGTCAACCGGCTCGCGCATGCGGAGGAGACCTCAAGCCACAGGCTTGCGGAGAAGATGCGCACGCTGCGGCCGGAGCTTGCGTATGAGCGTGACCGCGTGGCGCAGGTTAGCCAACGGGTCCGCCCGAAGGGCGGCCCGGTGACCGGCTCCGCGTAA
- a CDS encoding LysE family translocator translates to MIDITTLLTYAAVVLGLFLIPGPAVLLVLARSVTGGPRVGVATGFGIALGDLVHTAMATFGLSAVLMTSALAFSIVKYAGVIYLIVLGVRALFEKNDDLHLPAAQPVDPRRAFRQAIWAEMLNPKTALFFLAFLPQFVHPGHGSAVAQFATLGLIFVAMSAAYTSLLALAAGQISPWIRRHRRIGQWQGRVVGTIYIALGIRLAFQER, encoded by the coding sequence ATGATCGACATCACCACCCTCCTCACCTACGCCGCCGTCGTGCTCGGCCTGTTCCTGATCCCGGGGCCAGCCGTGCTGCTTGTGCTCGCGCGTTCGGTCACCGGCGGGCCGCGCGTCGGCGTCGCGACCGGGTTCGGCATCGCGCTCGGCGATCTCGTCCACACCGCCATGGCGACGTTCGGCCTCTCGGCCGTGCTGATGACCTCGGCGCTCGCGTTCTCGATCGTCAAATATGCCGGCGTGATCTACCTGATCGTACTCGGCGTCCGCGCTCTGTTCGAGAAAAATGACGACCTGCATTTGCCGGCGGCGCAGCCGGTCGATCCGCGGCGCGCGTTCCGGCAGGCGATCTGGGCGGAGATGCTCAACCCGAAGACTGCACTGTTCTTTCTCGCCTTCCTGCCGCAGTTCGTGCACCCCGGCCACGGCTCCGCCGTCGCGCAGTTCGCGACCCTCGGCCTGATCTTCGTTGCGATGAGCGCGGCCTACACCTCGCTGCTCGCGCTCGCCGCCGGCCAGATCAGCCCGTGGATCCGGCGGCATCGCCGCATCGGCCAGTGGCAGGGCCGCGTGGTCGGCACGATCTACATCGCGCTCGGCATCCGCCTCGCGTTTCAGGAGCGCTGA
- the pdxY gene encoding pyridoxal kinase PdxY, with product MNVISIQSQVAWGHVGNSAATFPIQLHGIDVVAVPTTLLSNRPGHPTIRGRVLDVQLVADLLRGIEERGAIESARMILSGYLGSADIAIDVADFVARAKAENPALLYCCDPVLGDRDRGMFVRPDIPPLVRDQLCPLADIITPNHFEFEFLCGARVATTDDVIAQARALMARGPATIVVTSAELAGTPDGEIETLAIEHTGAWRVRTARVPISPSGTGDLFAALFVAARVRGLATPEALSHAASGIHGVLVRTAERGTEEMRIVESADVMLDPKPRFAAVAIPSS from the coding sequence ATGAACGTCATCTCGATTCAGTCACAGGTCGCCTGGGGCCATGTCGGCAACAGCGCGGCGACCTTTCCTATCCAGCTGCACGGCATCGACGTCGTCGCCGTGCCGACCACGCTGCTGAGCAACCGGCCGGGCCATCCGACCATCCGCGGACGGGTGCTCGACGTGCAGCTGGTCGCCGACCTCCTGCGCGGCATCGAGGAGCGCGGCGCGATCGAAAGCGCCCGGATGATCCTGTCGGGCTATCTCGGCTCGGCCGACATCGCGATTGACGTCGCCGACTTCGTCGCCCGCGCGAAAGCGGAAAACCCGGCCCTGCTCTATTGCTGCGATCCCGTGCTCGGCGACCGTGATCGCGGCATGTTCGTGCGACCGGATATCCCGCCGCTGGTGCGCGACCAGCTCTGTCCGCTGGCCGACATCATCACGCCCAACCATTTCGAGTTCGAATTCCTCTGCGGCGCGCGCGTGGCGACGACCGATGACGTCATCGCGCAAGCCCGCGCGCTGATGGCGCGGGGGCCTGCGACCATCGTCGTCACCAGCGCCGAGCTTGCCGGCACGCCCGATGGCGAGATCGAGACGCTGGCGATCGAGCACACGGGAGCGTGGCGCGTGCGCACCGCGCGCGTGCCGATCAGCCCGTCCGGTACCGGAGACCTGTTCGCCGCGCTGTTCGTCGCCGCCCGCGTGCGTGGCCTGGCGACACCGGAGGCGCTCAGCCACGCTGCGTCAGGCATCCACGGCGTGCTGGTGCGCACGGCGGAGCGAGGAACCGAGGAAATGCGCATTGTCGAAAGCGCAGACGTGATGCTTGATCCGAAGCCACGCTTCGCGGCGGTCGCCATCCCTTCATCCTGA
- a CDS encoding lysozyme inhibitor LprI family protein translates to MGDLDVVMLLRRLVIVAATLMLGTLSVRAQQGTEYDACMDKAEGVSTKMLDCGKAAIAQWDIRLNAAYQTLLAKSKGEAHAQLQTEQRAWLKHHLGETHRLAADPDNGSVAFLDSQAFELQDIADRTLLLEKRAGQ, encoded by the coding sequence GTGGGTGATTTGGACGTGGTCATGCTTTTGCGAAGGCTTGTCATTGTTGCAGCTACGCTCATGCTCGGGACTTTGTCGGTGCGCGCGCAGCAAGGCACCGAGTATGATGCGTGCATGGACAAGGCCGAAGGGGTGTCAACCAAGATGCTCGATTGCGGCAAGGCCGCAATCGCGCAGTGGGACATCAGGCTCAACGCCGCTTATCAAACGCTGCTCGCAAAGTCGAAGGGCGAGGCGCACGCGCAATTGCAGACCGAGCAGCGGGCCTGGCTCAAGCATCATCTGGGTGAAACCCATCGCCTCGCCGCGGACCCCGACAACGGGTCCGTCGCGTTCCTCGACTCCCAGGCGTTCGAATTGCAGGACATCGCCGACCGCACGCTGCTTCTTGAAAAGCGTGCCGGCCAGTAG
- the panD gene encoding aspartate 1-decarboxylase, with product MQVTLMKGKIHRARVTEADLHYEGSISIDRNLIEAAGFLINERVDIYNIETGARFSTYVIEAPAGSGTIGLNGAAARLAMAGDKVIIVAYAGFDAEEARRFRPRVVMVDEKNRRVEAGEVSSAGVLAEV from the coding sequence ATGCAAGTGACTTTGATGAAGGGCAAGATTCATCGCGCGCGTGTCACCGAAGCGGACTTGCACTACGAGGGCTCGATCTCGATCGACCGCAACCTGATCGAAGCCGCCGGCTTCCTGATCAACGAACGCGTCGACATCTACAACATCGAGACCGGCGCGCGGTTCTCGACCTATGTGATCGAGGCGCCCGCCGGCTCCGGCACCATAGGCCTCAACGGCGCCGCCGCGCGCCTCGCCATGGCGGGCGACAAGGTCATCATCGTCGCCTATGCCGGTTTCGATGCCGAGGAGGCGCGCAGGTTTCGCCCGCGCGTGGTGATGGTGGACGAGAAGAACCGGCGGGTGGAGGCGGGTGAGGTATCGTCGGCAGGGGTGTTGGCCGAGGTGTAG